From one Triticum aestivum cultivar Chinese Spring chromosome 4B, IWGSC CS RefSeq v2.1, whole genome shotgun sequence genomic stretch:
- the LOC123090468 gene encoding diacylglycerol lipase-beta has product MAAKHLLSRARLLLTRHRSRPTILPPALTRLLFGGTTTPAEPEDDDKARARAAAAAAAVALDAKRAKREGSDDDDEGAGLPWTSWRPDVAWLTKALEPALQLYKHYNWKPFASDNIPASTRTFSEIISDLQHSKVSIQDWSLSDLTVGLYLIYLTQASAKNAQAFKGVQISSNKKVQELIYHLELAKGCYKGSATGLAKHSMLRPRNVLKFVKDSSIFRPGYYIGIDPRAKLVILGIRGTHTVYDLVTDLVALSDKKVSPKGFSTHFGTYEAARWYLRHELSIIRKCLEKHKDYKLRLAGHSLGGASAALLAIMLRKKSKEELGFSPDIVSAVGFGVPPCVSREIAESCASYVTTVVLQDDIVPRLSAASLARLRNEIIETDWAKVLEKEDWKHIVDIVTNAKLVVSSIQDVANKLADYAKVVTSASSGDAAKDQPRLQGPTKVLKPDGEEDVYVPEDLFLPGTLYYLQRDVENINGVEDESYTLWRGNAGENFQRILLSGNLMSDHKCDSIQYALRDVLKTLPLPLPLQED; this is encoded by the exons ATGGCGGCCAAGCACCTGCTCTCCCGCGCCCGCCTCCTCCTCACCCGCCACCGCAGCCGCCCCACCATCCTCCCGCCCGCGCTCACCCGCCTCCTCTTCGGCGGGACAACCACCCCCGCcgagccggaggacgacgacaaggccagggcccgggcggcggcggcggcggcggccgtcgcCCTGGACGCCAAGAGGGCCAAGCGGGAAggctccgacgacgacgacgagggcgCCGGGCTGCCCTGGACGTCCTGGCGGCCCGACGTGGCCTGGCTGACCAAGGCACTCGAGCCCGCGCTGCAGCTCTACAAGCACTACAACTGGAAGCCATTCGCCT CTGACAACATCCCCGCAAGCACCCGCACTTTTAGCGAGATCATAAGTGACCTCCAGCACAGCAAGGTGAGCATACAGGACTGGAGCCTCAGTGATCTTACCGTCGGTCTCTACCTCATTTACCTTACCCAAGCTTCCGCAAAGAATGCTCAAGCCTTCAAGGGCGTTCAGATTTCCTCCAATAAGAAG GTTCAAGAACTAATTTATCACCTTGAACTTGCAAAAGGTTGCTATAAGGGCAGTGCCACTGGGCTTGCAAAGCATAGCATGCTCCGGCCAAGGAATGTTTTAAAGTTTGTGAAAGATTCTAGTATCTTTAGACCTGGATATTACATCGGCATCGATCCACGTGCTAAACTGGTCATCCTTGGGATTCGTGGGACCCATACGGTTTATGACCTTGTCACCGATTTGGTTGCATTGAGCGATAAGAAGGTATCACCTAAAGGTTTCTCAACACACTTTGGAACCTACGAGGCCGCTCGATGGTACCTACGCCATGAGTTGAGCATCATCAGAAAATGTTTGGAAAAACACAAG GACTACAAGTTGCGGTTGGCAGGTCACTCCCTTGGAGGAGCTTCAGCTGCATTGCTTGCTATAATGTTAAGGAAGAAGTCGAAGGAGGAGCTTGGATTTAGTCCCGACATAGTTTCAGCTGTTGGATTTGGAGTCCCACCCTGTGTATCGAGAGAGATAGCCGAGAGTTGCGCAAGCTATGTCACCACTGTTGTATTGCAG GATGATATAGTTCCTAGGTTAAGTGCAGCTTCACTGGCAAGATTGCGAAATGAGATAATTGAAACAGATTG GGCCAAAGTTTTGGAGAAGGAAGATTGGAAGCATATAGTGGATATCGTGACCAATGCTAAGCTAGTTGTTTCGTCCATCCAAGACGTGGCAAACAAACTTGCCGATTACGCCAAAGTTGTAACATCAGCTAGCTCCGGTG ATGCCGCGAAAGACCAGCCCCGTCTTCAGGGCCCGACGAAAGTTTTGAAGCCTGACGGTGAAGAAGACGTCTATGTGCCTGAGGATCTCTTCCTCCCAGGGACGCTGTATTACCTCCAGAGGGACGTCGAGAATATAAATGGCGTTGAGGACGAGTCGTACACGCTCTGGAGAGGCAACGCCGGGGAGAATTTCCAGCGGATACTGTTGTCTGGCAATTTGATGTCTGATCACAAATGCGATAGCATACAGTACGCGCTCAGAGATGTGCTCAAGACTCTGCCCCTCCCTCTGCCCCTGCAGGAGGATTGA
- the LOC123090466 gene encoding malonyl-coenzyme:anthocyanin 5-O-glucoside-6'''-O-malonyltransferase — translation MAEAAGVRVLDRLRVPPAPPCPSADLPITFFDAAWLFTGPVQRLFFYRHANPSAALPLLAASLPHALARFPPLAGTISPAARRLSYSTAHDALHLVLAESTAPDDFDRFVAAGPRDLSLLRPLVPALPPPGKDGAFALAALQATVFPGRGVCVGVSVHHAACDDASATLFVRTWAAACRLGAPLDGADHSEAVPPPPVLDRSLVADPDDLLGKTLAGMSRLASGPPPPPPQAQGPPPPSPVIASFALTRDQIDGIKDAAAAQGAPHMSSFVAASALAWVCLLRSRSAGVEGAARSHMLFSAECRSRLSPPLPAEYFGNCLRPCFVEAATSDLMTTDDAGGVAVAAAAIGAAIREMERGVLEGAEGWLGQVMSVLPQRPMSVGGSPRHGVYEGTDFGWGKPCRVDMVSIEMTPGTVSLAESPDGLGGVEVGVVLPPDAMEAFASCFAELLNNKKSV, via the coding sequence ATGGCGGAAGCGGCGGGAGTGCGCGTGCTGGACCGCCTCCGCgtgccgccggcgccgccctgccCCTCCGCGGACCTCCCCATCACCTTCTTCGACGCCGCCTGGCTCTTCACCGGCCCCGTCCAGCGCCTCTTCTTCTACCGCCACGCGAACCCGTCCGCCGCGCTCCCGCTGCTCGCCGCCTCCCTGCCGCACGCGCTCGCCCGCTTCCCCCCGCTCGCCGGCACCAtcagccccgccgcccgccgcctctccTACTCCACCGCCCACGACGCGCTCCACCTCGTCCTCGCCGAGTCCACGGCCCCGGACGACTTCGACCGGTTCGTCGCCGCCGGGCCCCGGGACCTGAGCCTGTTGCGCCCGCTCGTGCCCGCGCTGCCCCCGCCCGGAAAGGACGGGGCTTTCGCGCTCGCCGCCCTGCAGGCCACCGTGTTCCCCGGCCGCGGGGTCTGCGTCGGCGTCTCCGTCCACCACGCCGCCTGCGACGACGCCTCCGCCACGCTCTTCGTCCGGACCTGGGCCGCCGCGTGCCGCCTCGGGGCGCCCCTCGACGGTGCCGATCATTCCGaagccgtgccgccgccgcccgtgctcgaccgctccctcgtcgccgaccccgacGACCTGCTCGGCAAGACGCTCGCCGGGATGAGCCGCCTCGCGTCCGGacctccgcctccgcccccgcAAGCGCAggggcctccgcctccgtctccggtGATCGCGTCCTTCGCGCTGACGCGCGACCAGATCGACGGGATCAAGGACGCGGCCGCGGCGCAGGGCGCACCGCACATGTCGTCGTTCGTGGCGGCGTCGGCGCTGGCGTGGGTGTGCCTGCTGCGGAGCCGGTCCGCGGGCGTCGAAGGCGCGGCGCGCAGCCACATGCTATTCTCGGCGGAGTGCCGGTCGAGGCTGTCGCCGCCGCTCCCGGCCGAGTACTTCGGCAACTGCCTGCGGCCGTGCTTCGTGGAGGCCGCGACGTCGGACCTGATGACGACCGACGACGCGGGCGGCGTGGCGGTGGCTGCTGCGGCCATCGGGGCGGCGATCAGGGAGATGGAGCGGGGCGTGCTGGAGGGCGCGGAGGGTTGGCTGGGACAGGTGATGTCGGTGCTGCCGCAGCGGCCCATGTCGGTGGGCGGGTCGCCGCGGCACGGCGTGTACGAGGGCACGGACTTCGGGTGGGGGAAGCCGTGCAGGGTGGACATGGTGTCCATCGAGATGACCCCCGGCACGGTGTCCCTGGCCGAGAGCCCCGACGGcctgggcggcgtcgaggtcggcgtGGTGCTGCCGCCGGACGCCATGGAAGCTTTCGCCTCCTGCTTCGCCGAGCTCCTCAACAACAAGAAGAGCGTGTGA